A region of Pseudomonas putida DNA encodes the following proteins:
- a CDS encoding LysR substrate-binding domain-containing protein yields the protein MAGHGIARKTIWDAAVDISAGRLKVLMPDFWVPEASVYAVLHGNRYRTARVRVLLDFLIEHFDRATDELLFELKVPNASGS from the coding sequence TTGGCCGGGCATGGTATCGCGCGTAAGACCATCTGGGATGCGGCTGTCGATATCAGTGCTGGTCGATTGAAAGTCCTAATGCCTGACTTTTGGGTTCCAGAGGCCAGTGTCTACGCGGTACTACACGGCAACCGTTACCGGACTGCCCGCGTGCGTGTATTGCTGGATTTCCTTATCGAGCATTTCGATCGCGCAACTGATGAGCTGTTGTTTGAGCTTAAAGTGCCCAATGCTAGTGGGTCTTAG